In a single window of the Diospyros lotus cultivar Yz01 chromosome 10, ASM1463336v1, whole genome shotgun sequence genome:
- the LOC127811703 gene encoding uncharacterized protein LOC127811703 — protein sequence MKFLLEFVGCCGSSACDLAPPQARPPTSAYDPRKRGRTAAQTLRSKSAAEWQPSLYSISEDTIPPAEKDQRTLGVSDRMRKRKTGPAGAGSHVRSYSDDFGRNGYPAILPAFSAAPFLF from the exons atgaAGTTCCTCTTGGAGTTCGTCGGCTGCTGCGGCTCCTCCGCATGTGATTTAGCGCCGCCTCAAGCTCGTCCTCCTACGTCGGCCTACGACCCCCGGAAGCGCGGCAGGACGGCAGCGCAGACGCTGAGGTCTAAGTCGGCAGCCGAGTGGCAGCCCTCGCTTTACTCCATCTCAGAGGATACCATTCCACCGGCGGAGAAAGACCAGCGGACTCTCGGCGTGTCGGACAGGATGCGCAAGAGAAAGACCGGCCCTGCCGGAGCCGGAAGTCACGTTCGTAGCTACAGCGACGATTTCGG tAGAAATGGATATCCGGCGATCTTACCGGCATTCTCGGCGGCACCGTTCCTGTTCTGA
- the LOC127811702 gene encoding organic cation/carnitine transporter 4-like isoform X2 — protein MAVEAFRVDEPGLGSRGLPHHGHDICRSGARLEVRRRSLFLLFRRRLLRPGTRFLGVDRRRQQLNRGGVGPGVRSEVQGWVSPIPLLRRLHDRSGAGIFGHLSDSKLGRKGSLIAVCVLNAAFGCLTALAPDFWTYALLRLLTGFSTGGVGLCAFVLATEPVGPTKRGAAGMSTFYFFSCGIAMLSGIAYIFQSWRALYIASSIPSILFLIAVVPFLSESPRWYLIRGKLNLAMKTMQGIAKSNGKHLPEGVILALEEETNENTTTANAQEKQAIAGSVIDVIRFPLTRVRLFLSVGINFLCSVVYYGLSLNVVNLETNLYLNVFLNAVAEMPAFLLTAILLDKIGRKPLAIGTQWFSGFFCIIGGLVGGNGAWKVVRIVCGFWGIFGMGVTYNLLFIYTVELFPTVVRNTALGCATQAAQMGAILTPFVVVVGGWMQFAVFGLCGLVGGLLAFCLPETLNRPLYDTLGGMDEGESRS, from the exons ATGGCAGTTGAGGCATTTCGTGTTGACGAGCCTGGCCTGGGTTCTCGAGGCCTTCCACACCATGGTCATGATATTTGCCGATCGGGAGCCCGCCTGGAGGTGCGTCGGCGCAGCCTGTTCCTCCTCTTCCGCCGCCGGCTTCTGCGGCCTGGAACCCGGTTCCTGGGAGTGGATCGGCGGCGACAGCAGCTCAACCGTGGCGGAGTGGGGCCTGGTGTGCGGTCAGAAGTACAAGGTTGGGTTAGTCCAATCCCTCTTCTTCGGCGGCTGCATGATAG ATCAGGGGCTGGAATATTTGGACATCTCTCAGACTCCAAACTGGGGAGAAAAGGATCCCTAATTGCAGTATGCGTTCTCAACGCCGCCTTCGGTTGCTTAACGGCCCTGGCTCCAGATTTCTGGACCTACGCCCTGCTCCGCCTCCTCACCGGCTTCAGCACCGGTGGTGTCGGCCTCTGCGCCTTCGTCCTCGCCACCGAGCCCGTCGGCCCCACCAAGCGTGGCGCCGCCGGCATGTCCACCTTCTACTTCTTCTCCTGCGGCATCGCCATGCTCTCCGGCATAGCCTACATTTTTCAGTCATGGAGAGCTCTCTACATAGCGTCGTCAATCCCTTCCATTCTCTTCCTTATCGCCGTCGTCCCATTCCTCTCGGAGTCCCCTCGATGGTACCTCATCCGCGGCAAGCTCAACCTCGCCATGAAAACCATGCAGGGCATCGCCAAGTCCAATGGGAAACACCTTCCTGAAGGGGTAATCTTGGCCCTGGAAGAGGAAACCAACGAGAACACTACCACTGCAAATGCTCAAGAAAAACAGGCGATCGCAGGCTCTGTAATTGACGTAATTCGGTTTCCTCTAACTCGGGTTCGTTTGTTTCTTTCAGTCGGCATTAACTTCCTGTGTTCAGTTGTGTACTACGGCTTGAGCTTAAACGTCGTCAACCTGGAAACCAACCTCTACCTCAATGTGTTCCTCAACGCGGTAGCCGAAATGCCGGCGTTCTTGTTGACGGCAATCTTGCTGGATAAGATTGGAAGGAAGCCGTTGGCAATCGGGACGCAGTGGTTCAGCGGTTTCTTCTGCATTATAGGGGGATTGGTTGGAGGAAATGGGGCGTGGAAGGTGGTGAGGATTGTCTGTGGGTTTTGGGGGATATTTGGTATGGGCGTAACTTACAACTTGCTGTTCATATACACGGTGGAGCTGTTTCCGACGGTGGTGAGGAACACGGCGCTAGGATGCGCGACGCAGGCGGCGCAGATGGGGGCGATTCTGACGCCCTTCGTGGTAGTGGTGGGCGGGTGGATGCAGTTCGCGGTGTTTGGTTTGTGCGGGTTGGTGGGAGGGTTGCTGGCGTTTTGCCTGCCGGAGACGTTGAACCGGCCGCTTTACGACACCTTGGGTGGCATGGATGAAGGTGAAAGTAGAAGCTAA
- the LOC127811702 gene encoding organic cation/carnitine transporter 4-like isoform X1 gives MKTTSPDLSAGELRMPLIPPAKTVFPDDEKHKLCIDDMLQAHCGEFGRWQLRHFVLTSLAWVLEAFHTMVMIFADREPAWRCVGAACSSSSAAGFCGLEPGSWEWIGGDSSSTVAEWGLVCGQKYKVGLVQSLFFGGCMIGAGIFGHLSDSKLGRKGSLIAVCVLNAAFGCLTALAPDFWTYALLRLLTGFSTGGVGLCAFVLATEPVGPTKRGAAGMSTFYFFSCGIAMLSGIAYIFQSWRALYIASSIPSILFLIAVVPFLSESPRWYLIRGKLNLAMKTMQGIAKSNGKHLPEGVILALEEETNENTTTANAQEKQAIAGSVIDVIRFPLTRVRLFLSVGINFLCSVVYYGLSLNVVNLETNLYLNVFLNAVAEMPAFLLTAILLDKIGRKPLAIGTQWFSGFFCIIGGLVGGNGAWKVVRIVCGFWGIFGMGVTYNLLFIYTVELFPTVVRNTALGCATQAAQMGAILTPFVVVVGGWMQFAVFGLCGLVGGLLAFCLPETLNRPLYDTLGGMDEGESRS, from the exons atgaaaaCGACGTCGCCGGATCTCAGCGCCGGCGAGCTCCGGATGCCGCTTATTCCCCCGGCGAAGACAGTCTTCCCCGACGACGAGAAGCATAAGCTCTGCATAGACGACATGCTACAGGCTCACTGTGGCGAGTTTGGGCGATGGCAGTTGAGGCATTTCGTGTTGACGAGCCTGGCCTGGGTTCTCGAGGCCTTCCACACCATGGTCATGATATTTGCCGATCGGGAGCCCGCCTGGAGGTGCGTCGGCGCAGCCTGTTCCTCCTCTTCCGCCGCCGGCTTCTGCGGCCTGGAACCCGGTTCCTGGGAGTGGATCGGCGGCGACAGCAGCTCAACCGTGGCGGAGTGGGGCCTGGTGTGCGGTCAGAAGTACAAGGTTGGGTTAGTCCAATCCCTCTTCTTCGGCGGCTGCATGATAG GGGCTGGAATATTTGGACATCTCTCAGACTCCAAACTGGGGAGAAAAGGATCCCTAATTGCAGTATGCGTTCTCAACGCCGCCTTCGGTTGCTTAACGGCCCTGGCTCCAGATTTCTGGACCTACGCCCTGCTCCGCCTCCTCACCGGCTTCAGCACCGGTGGTGTCGGCCTCTGCGCCTTCGTCCTCGCCACCGAGCCCGTCGGCCCCACCAAGCGTGGCGCCGCCGGCATGTCCACCTTCTACTTCTTCTCCTGCGGCATCGCCATGCTCTCCGGCATAGCCTACATTTTTCAGTCATGGAGAGCTCTCTACATAGCGTCGTCAATCCCTTCCATTCTCTTCCTTATCGCCGTCGTCCCATTCCTCTCGGAGTCCCCTCGATGGTACCTCATCCGCGGCAAGCTCAACCTCGCCATGAAAACCATGCAGGGCATCGCCAAGTCCAATGGGAAACACCTTCCTGAAGGGGTAATCTTGGCCCTGGAAGAGGAAACCAACGAGAACACTACCACTGCAAATGCTCAAGAAAAACAGGCGATCGCAGGCTCTGTAATTGACGTAATTCGGTTTCCTCTAACTCGGGTTCGTTTGTTTCTTTCAGTCGGCATTAACTTCCTGTGTTCAGTTGTGTACTACGGCTTGAGCTTAAACGTCGTCAACCTGGAAACCAACCTCTACCTCAATGTGTTCCTCAACGCGGTAGCCGAAATGCCGGCGTTCTTGTTGACGGCAATCTTGCTGGATAAGATTGGAAGGAAGCCGTTGGCAATCGGGACGCAGTGGTTCAGCGGTTTCTTCTGCATTATAGGGGGATTGGTTGGAGGAAATGGGGCGTGGAAGGTGGTGAGGATTGTCTGTGGGTTTTGGGGGATATTTGGTATGGGCGTAACTTACAACTTGCTGTTCATATACACGGTGGAGCTGTTTCCGACGGTGGTGAGGAACACGGCGCTAGGATGCGCGACGCAGGCGGCGCAGATGGGGGCGATTCTGACGCCCTTCGTGGTAGTGGTGGGCGGGTGGATGCAGTTCGCGGTGTTTGGTTTGTGCGGGTTGGTGGGAGGGTTGCTGGCGTTTTGCCTGCCGGAGACGTTGAACCGGCCGCTTTACGACACCTTGGGTGGCATGGATGAAGGTGAAAGTAGAAGCTAA